A single window of Microbacterium oryzae DNA harbors:
- a CDS encoding PadR family transcriptional regulator, whose translation MSVRHGLLAILDQGPCYGYQLRTEFARRTGGIRRLNVGQIYNTLERLERDGLVVRGAADEAGHVYWEITEAGRAEMRGWLLAPTDPSERDALAVKLALAATLPGLDAAAVVRVEQDAVASRLAALREAAYPGEDGPEEIVWSLIADAERFAAEADARWLAHAGQRLAAHPEEALAIELSSDHPKRGRPARAAAAG comes from the coding sequence ATGTCGGTGCGGCACGGTCTGCTCGCGATCCTCGACCAGGGTCCGTGCTACGGCTATCAGCTGCGCACCGAGTTCGCCCGCCGCACCGGAGGCATCCGCCGCCTGAACGTCGGCCAGATCTACAACACCCTCGAGCGCCTCGAGCGCGACGGGCTCGTCGTGCGCGGGGCGGCCGACGAGGCCGGGCACGTCTACTGGGAGATCACGGAGGCCGGGCGCGCGGAGATGCGCGGGTGGCTCCTGGCGCCCACCGATCCCTCGGAGCGCGACGCGCTCGCCGTGAAGCTGGCCCTGGCCGCCACGCTGCCCGGGCTCGACGCCGCCGCCGTGGTGCGCGTGGAGCAGGATGCCGTCGCGTCGCGGCTGGCGGCGCTGCGGGAGGCCGCGTACCCGGGCGAGGACGGCCCGGAGGAGATCGTCTGGTCCCTCATCGCCGACGCCGAGCGCTTCGCCGCGGAGGCCGACGCGCGCTGGCTCGCACACGCCGGGCAGCGTCTCGCCGCGCACCCCGAGGAGGCGCTCGCGATCGAGCTCTCCTCCGACCATCCCAAACGGGGGCGCCCCGCCCGCGCCGCCGCCGCCGGCTGA
- a CDS encoding LpqB family beta-propeller domain-containing protein has product MTVSRRALAAAVLALGLVLAGCSGLPQSGPVSVGNAPGDVVDEVTGGSYDAEEPRPGDSPEDIVDGFLRASISPEQNWETARHYLADEIAETWQPAESVTIDATDDREITEIAASGGVATVTADVQGEAVLDGDGRYRVASDGTTSLAFELAKDDEGEWRIVTAPDGIVLDGQFFSELYSAHDLYYFDATWTHLVPDRRWFLTRQNARTRIVQELVDGAPSEWLARGVQTAFGGSLQLSRGTVPVDADNVAQIELTGGAGADVETLGRMTAQLEQSLASTDVRRIALTVDGEASDATSAGVSVASTRVDPRPLVLTDDGFGYLAGGEITSVGGMSDVLADFPEDIASIAVSADRQVAAIGLADGGAMRVTADDRPSAIDTGGRVAAPSLDAYGFIWTVRPDDPRTLTAWSPDLTARRMAGEWADVSRVKAAEVSRDGSRIAAIVTIGEQQWVVVAAIERDPDGTPLSVGPPRRIAQLRMAGIDLAWIDDITVGIAAGGSDSAQVIQQPIGAPARSVAAPLAVVTIGAGDQESPVRLLTDDGALLTLRGTIPTQSASDVRVLATQLGQPE; this is encoded by the coding sequence ATGACCGTCTCGCGCCGCGCGCTCGCCGCAGCCGTCCTCGCCCTGGGGCTCGTCCTCGCCGGCTGCTCAGGGCTGCCGCAGAGCGGTCCGGTGTCGGTCGGCAACGCGCCGGGCGACGTCGTCGACGAGGTGACCGGCGGCAGCTACGACGCCGAGGAGCCGCGCCCCGGCGACTCCCCGGAGGACATCGTCGACGGGTTCCTCCGCGCCTCGATCTCGCCGGAGCAGAACTGGGAGACCGCGCGCCACTACCTCGCCGATGAGATCGCCGAGACCTGGCAGCCGGCGGAGAGCGTGACGATCGACGCGACCGACGACCGCGAGATCACCGAGATCGCCGCATCCGGCGGGGTCGCGACGGTCACCGCCGACGTGCAGGGGGAGGCGGTCCTCGATGGCGACGGCCGCTACCGCGTCGCGAGCGACGGCACGACCTCGCTGGCGTTCGAGCTCGCGAAGGACGACGAGGGCGAGTGGCGCATCGTCACGGCACCGGATGGGATCGTGCTGGACGGGCAGTTCTTCTCGGAGCTCTACAGCGCACACGACCTGTACTACTTCGACGCGACGTGGACGCACCTCGTGCCCGACCGCCGCTGGTTTCTCACCCGCCAGAACGCGCGCACGCGCATCGTGCAGGAGCTCGTGGACGGCGCGCCCAGCGAGTGGCTCGCGCGCGGCGTGCAGACCGCGTTCGGCGGGAGCCTGCAGCTCTCGCGCGGCACGGTGCCGGTGGACGCCGACAACGTCGCGCAGATCGAGCTGACCGGCGGGGCCGGGGCGGACGTCGAGACGCTCGGCCGCATGACCGCGCAGCTGGAGCAGAGCCTCGCCTCGACCGACGTGCGCCGCATCGCCCTCACCGTCGACGGGGAGGCGAGCGACGCGACGTCGGCGGGTGTGTCGGTGGCCTCCACCCGCGTGGATCCGCGCCCGCTGGTGCTCACCGACGACGGCTTCGGGTATCTCGCCGGCGGGGAGATCACCTCGGTCGGCGGCATGTCGGATGTCCTCGCGGACTTCCCCGAGGACATCGCCTCCATCGCGGTGTCGGCGGACCGGCAGGTGGCCGCGATCGGCCTCGCCGACGGGGGAGCGATGCGCGTCACGGCCGACGATCGGCCGTCCGCGATCGACACCGGCGGTCGGGTGGCGGCGCCGTCGCTCGACGCCTACGGGTTCATCTGGACGGTGCGGCCGGACGATCCGCGCACGCTGACCGCGTGGAGCCCGGACCTCACCGCGCGCCGCATGGCCGGCGAGTGGGCGGACGTGTCGCGGGTGAAAGCGGCCGAGGTCTCGCGCGACGGATCGCGGATCGCGGCGATCGTCACGATCGGCGAGCAGCAGTGGGTCGTCGTCGCGGCCATCGAGCGCGACCCGGATGGCACGCCGCTGTCGGTCGGCCCGCCGCGGCGCATCGCGCAGCTGCGGATGGCCGGGATCGACCTCGCCTGGATCGACGACATCACGGTGGGCATCGCCGCCGGCGGAAGCGACAGCGCGCAGGTCATCCAGCAGCCCATCGGCGCGCCCGCGCGCAGCGTCGCGGCGCCGCTCGCCGTGGTGACGATCGGCGCCGGCGACCAGGAATCGCCGGTGCGGCTGCTGACCGACGACGGCGCCCTGCTCACCCTGCGCGGGACCATCCCCACGCAGTCCGCGAGCGACGTGCGGGTGCTCGCCACCCAGCTGGGGCAGCCGGAGTAG
- the hpf gene encoding ribosome hibernation-promoting factor, HPF/YfiA family — MDTNIVGVGVSVSDRFRTVVEEKIERIATFAPRAQRLEVKVTHEAHRGGRIEEDSVELTMFCNGPIVRAEAHDADKFAALDIALERLAEQLRRAKDKKVSGRMHPRNARFAKETGALEGLDVEPAAVETLQAVATGTIPVATEDEEEDVYSPVVIRSKTFDPEWMTVEEAVDRMELVGHDFFLFINARTDHPSVVYRRRGWDYGVIALTTQAPPVEDAMAS, encoded by the coding sequence ATGGACACGAACATCGTCGGCGTGGGGGTCAGCGTCTCGGATCGATTCCGCACCGTGGTCGAGGAGAAGATCGAGCGGATAGCCACGTTCGCGCCCCGTGCTCAGCGTCTCGAGGTGAAGGTCACGCATGAAGCGCACCGCGGGGGGCGGATCGAGGAGGACAGCGTCGAGCTGACCATGTTCTGCAACGGCCCCATCGTGCGGGCCGAGGCCCATGACGCGGACAAGTTCGCCGCGCTCGACATCGCGCTCGAGCGGCTCGCCGAGCAGCTGCGTCGCGCGAAGGACAAGAAGGTCAGCGGGCGCATGCACCCGCGGAACGCGCGCTTCGCGAAGGAGACCGGCGCGCTCGAGGGCCTCGATGTCGAGCCCGCCGCCGTCGAGACCCTCCAGGCGGTCGCGACCGGCACCATCCCCGTCGCGACGGAGGATGAGGAGGAGGACGTCTACTCGCCGGTGGTCATCCGGAGCAAGACGTTCGACCCGGAGTGGATGACCGTCGAGGAGGCCGTGGATCGGATGGAGCTGGTCGGGCACGACTTCTTCCTCTTCATCAACGCGCGCACCGATCACCCGAGCGTCGTCTACCGGCGCCGCGGCTGGGACTACGGCGTGATCGCGCTCACCACGCAGGCTCCGCCCGTCGAGGACGCCATGGCGTCCTGA
- a CDS encoding stealth family protein has product MTLLGTPSGGSADSAGPDGPGVPTRIHDGIPHLVEDATPDEAQTADLLALADILEGAGLQPILVRRTSGRPALAVDAAEKPRALAALAADSGPWAAAQKSGGVAVPLASGVDSAFRKGVAVLFRPRVVRSGTLSYGAEHGVRVEFWRWEDSTVHAPRPNALTRHRMAVDDLVATSVERHGRTWRTFEGMFDAGPQDIDFEIDMVFSWVDGSSNEFQRERAKRMNAYVVGEGDAHAARYRQLDELRYALRSVHMFAPWVRRIFIATDSPAPQWLAEHPRVTVVRSEEFFADPAVLPTHNSHAVEAQLHRIPGIAEHFLYSNDDMFFGRPVSPGMFFTPGGVTKFVESGVRIGVGPARPSRSGHDNAARVNRDLLRERFGRVILRDLQHCATPHSRDVMFELEREFPEEFARTAAARFRSASDISVTNSLYHYYAAFTGRALATTEPRTAYIQTTQRDAPARMGRLLAGRDVDMFCLNDGSEPQIPEDLREQVVRETLDAYFPVAAPWERD; this is encoded by the coding sequence ATGACGCTTCTGGGCACCCCCTCCGGTGGCTCCGCCGACTCCGCTGGCCCCGACGGCCCCGGCGTCCCGACCCGCATCCACGACGGGATCCCGCATCTCGTCGAGGACGCGACCCCGGATGAGGCCCAGACGGCCGATCTCCTCGCCCTCGCCGACATCCTCGAGGGCGCCGGCCTCCAGCCGATCCTCGTGCGTCGCACCAGCGGCCGTCCCGCCCTCGCGGTCGACGCGGCCGAGAAGCCGCGCGCCCTCGCGGCGCTGGCCGCCGACTCCGGGCCGTGGGCGGCGGCGCAGAAGAGCGGCGGTGTGGCCGTCCCGCTCGCGTCGGGAGTCGACAGCGCGTTCCGGAAGGGCGTCGCGGTGCTGTTCCGGCCGCGCGTCGTGCGCTCCGGCACCCTGAGCTACGGCGCCGAGCACGGCGTGCGCGTGGAGTTCTGGCGGTGGGAGGACAGCACCGTTCACGCACCGCGACCGAACGCCCTCACCCGGCACCGGATGGCCGTCGACGATCTCGTCGCCACGAGCGTCGAGCGCCATGGGCGCACGTGGCGCACCTTCGAGGGCATGTTCGATGCCGGTCCGCAGGACATCGACTTCGAGATCGACATGGTCTTCTCGTGGGTGGACGGATCCTCCAACGAGTTCCAGCGCGAGCGCGCGAAGCGCATGAACGCGTACGTCGTCGGCGAGGGCGACGCGCACGCCGCGCGCTACCGCCAGCTCGACGAGCTGCGGTACGCGCTGCGGAGCGTGCACATGTTCGCGCCCTGGGTGCGGCGCATCTTCATCGCCACCGACAGCCCCGCCCCGCAGTGGCTGGCCGAGCACCCGCGCGTGACGGTGGTGCGCAGCGAGGAGTTCTTCGCCGACCCTGCCGTGCTGCCGACGCACAATTCGCACGCCGTCGAGGCGCAGCTCCACCGCATCCCCGGCATCGCCGAGCACTTCCTCTACTCCAACGACGACATGTTCTTCGGCCGTCCGGTCTCCCCCGGCATGTTCTTCACACCCGGCGGCGTGACGAAGTTCGTCGAGAGCGGCGTGCGCATCGGCGTCGGGCCGGCGCGGCCCAGCCGCTCCGGGCACGACAACGCCGCGCGCGTCAACCGCGACCTGCTGCGCGAGCGCTTCGGCCGCGTCATCCTGCGCGACCTCCAGCACTGCGCGACCCCGCACAGCCGCGACGTGATGTTCGAGCTGGAGCGCGAGTTCCCCGAGGAGTTCGCGCGGACGGCGGCCGCCCGGTTCCGCAGCGCGAGCGACATCTCGGTCACGAACTCGCTCTACCACTACTACGCAGCCTTCACGGGGCGCGCCCTGGCGACGACCGAGCCGCGCACCGCGTACATCCAGACCACCCAGCGCGACGCGCCGGCGCGGATGGGCCGGCTCCTCGCGGGGCGCGACGTCGACATGTTCTGCCTCAACGACGGCAGCGAGCCGCAGATCCCCGAGGATCTGCGCGAGCAGGTCGTGCGCGAGACGCTGGATGCCTACTTCCCGGTCGCGGCTCCCTGGGAGCGCGACTGA
- a CDS encoding ComF family protein — protein sequence MTAPAVSAALREAAALLLPVACAACGRPGETLCGACRAVLHPDLRRRRLDDGLEVVSALAFEGPVAAALRAFKQRGRTDLARAFAPAMRAALVASALERGLLLEAVPIPPSAAGSRRRGYRPIELLLHHAGVAPLRALRWARATDDQRALGIADRERNLRGAMTVRGDPAGRAVIVVDDIVTTGATLREARRALAAAGAQVVGAVTLAATPRALPARTPPSESPGDSS from the coding sequence ATGACAGCACCTGCCGTGTCCGCCGCACTCCGCGAGGCGGCGGCGCTGCTCCTTCCCGTCGCCTGCGCGGCGTGCGGGCGGCCGGGGGAGACACTGTGCGGCGCCTGCCGGGCGGTCCTGCATCCGGACCTCCGCCGACGGCGCCTGGACGACGGGCTCGAGGTCGTCAGCGCTCTGGCGTTCGAGGGGCCCGTAGCGGCGGCGCTCCGCGCCTTCAAGCAGCGCGGCCGCACCGACCTCGCCCGCGCCTTCGCACCGGCGATGCGCGCGGCGCTCGTGGCGAGCGCCCTGGAGCGCGGGCTGCTCCTCGAGGCGGTGCCGATCCCGCCGTCGGCCGCCGGCTCACGACGTCGCGGCTACCGCCCGATCGAGCTGCTGCTGCATCACGCCGGAGTCGCACCGCTGCGCGCCCTGCGGTGGGCGCGGGCGACCGACGACCAGCGCGCGCTCGGGATCGCCGATCGCGAGCGCAATCTGCGGGGTGCGATGACGGTGAGGGGCGACCCGGCGGGGCGCGCGGTGATCGTCGTGGACGACATCGTGACGACCGGCGCGACCCTGCGTGAGGCCCGCCGGGCGCTGGCTGCCGCCGGCGCCCAGGTGGTCGGCGCGGTCACGCTGGCCGCCACGCCGCGGGCTCTCCCCGCGCGGACGCCGCCATCCGAATCGCCGGGAGATAGTTCGTGA
- a CDS encoding phosphodiesterase produces MAGTPMTSRESEYARSSHLLVHASDLHLRSDGGSYGLDAARHLRRILAELEGSGARPDALVFTGDLADRGESQVYARLREEVEPVAERMGARVVWVMGNHDQRAPFRRELLGEPGEGPVDAVHDLDGLRLIVLDTTVPGAHHGEVSAAQREWLSLELSIPAPRGTILAMHHPPIPCVFDLAAIVELRDQRALADVLRGTDVRAILAGHLHLSTSATFAGIPVSVASSSCYTQDPRVVDGGMRPREGAQAYSLVHVHEETIVHSVVPFSDAPALEAISAEETARRLAEAGVVIPEGRRQSRSQGAATGK; encoded by the coding sequence ATGGCCGGAACGCCGATGACGTCGCGGGAGTCCGAGTACGCGCGATCGAGCCATCTGCTCGTGCATGCGAGCGATCTGCATCTGCGCTCGGATGGCGGGAGCTACGGTCTGGACGCCGCGCGCCACCTCCGCCGCATCCTCGCGGAGCTGGAGGGCTCGGGCGCGCGCCCCGATGCGCTGGTGTTCACGGGCGACCTCGCGGACCGGGGCGAGTCGCAGGTGTACGCGCGGCTGCGCGAGGAGGTGGAGCCGGTCGCCGAGCGGATGGGCGCGCGTGTCGTCTGGGTGATGGGCAACCACGACCAGCGCGCGCCGTTCCGCCGCGAGCTGCTGGGGGAGCCGGGGGAGGGCCCGGTGGACGCCGTGCACGACCTCGACGGCCTGCGGCTGATCGTGCTCGACACCACCGTCCCCGGAGCCCACCACGGCGAGGTCTCGGCCGCCCAGCGCGAGTGGCTGTCGCTGGAGCTGTCCATCCCCGCTCCGCGCGGGACCATCCTCGCCATGCACCATCCGCCCATCCCCTGCGTCTTCGATCTCGCGGCCATCGTCGAGCTGCGCGATCAGCGCGCGCTCGCCGACGTGCTGCGGGGAACGGACGTGCGGGCCATCCTCGCCGGACACCTGCACCTGTCCACGTCCGCGACGTTCGCCGGGATCCCGGTCTCGGTCGCGTCGTCGTCCTGCTACACCCAGGACCCGCGCGTGGTCGACGGGGGCATGCGCCCGCGCGAGGGCGCGCAGGCGTACAGCCTCGTGCACGTGCACGAGGAGACGATCGTGCACTCCGTGGTGCCGTTCTCCGACGCGCCGGCGCTCGAGGCGATCTCAGCGGAGGAGACGGCCCGTCGGCTCGCGGAGGCCGGCGTCGTCATCCCCGAGGGGCGCCGTCAGTCGCGCTCCCAGGGAGCCGCGACCGGGAAGTAG
- the mtrB gene encoding MtrAB system histidine kinase MtrB: protein MSQAARPARITLRRPATWLPAIRAQWITSLRFRTTFITVAATALAIAVTCVFTALAIHNNLFSTSRDEVLGQAQRAVIAAQDVIDTAEVATDGAALQQVLFDARRELTTQAATSYYAYFRVDDEASAIAPPDFSFLLEEGDDAILSEGLRERVRSSDDGSQWWQSVGLQIDDSGDAVPGIVVGQQLEVQNAGAYEVYLAYSLEEADRTLRFVQGILWVTGIVLVVLVAAISWFVLRTVAQPILEASRTSERFAAGDFEVRLPVRGKDELAALGRSFNAMADSIEAQITELAELSQVQQRFVSDVSHELRTPLTTIRLASEMLNDRRSEFDESTARAAELLHTQVARFEQLLTDLLEISRYDAGSVQLELEPTNLAQLAEDVADSMRDVAGRHGSELRVVAPGGYSPVDVDPRRVRRVLRNLIGNAIEHGEGRPIVITIDSDAHAVAVGVRDYGLGMSPEQAARVFDRFWRADPSRKRTLGGTGLGLAIALGDAKLHGGALELWSEPGRGSHFVLTVPRVPGQSVTRSPIPVEPNGGAVEELGVTEPIRTGEDLA from the coding sequence ATGTCCCAGGCCGCACGGCCCGCGCGGATCACACTGAGGCGGCCCGCCACCTGGCTCCCGGCCATCCGGGCGCAGTGGATCACCTCGCTGCGCTTCCGCACCACCTTCATCACCGTCGCGGCGACCGCCCTCGCGATCGCCGTGACCTGCGTGTTCACGGCCCTGGCCATCCACAACAACCTCTTCTCGACGAGTCGCGACGAGGTGCTCGGCCAGGCGCAGCGCGCCGTGATCGCCGCTCAGGACGTCATCGACACCGCCGAGGTCGCCACCGACGGCGCCGCCCTGCAGCAGGTGCTCTTCGACGCGCGGCGGGAGCTCACCACGCAGGCGGCCACCTCGTACTACGCGTACTTCCGCGTGGACGACGAGGCATCCGCGATCGCGCCGCCGGACTTCAGCTTCCTGCTCGAAGAGGGCGATGACGCCATCCTCAGCGAGGGGCTCCGCGAGCGCGTGCGGTCGTCGGACGACGGCAGCCAGTGGTGGCAGTCGGTGGGGCTGCAGATCGACGACTCCGGCGATGCGGTGCCGGGCATCGTCGTCGGCCAGCAGCTGGAGGTGCAGAACGCCGGGGCATACGAGGTCTACCTCGCCTACAGCCTGGAGGAGGCCGACCGCACGCTGCGCTTCGTGCAGGGGATCCTCTGGGTCACCGGGATCGTGCTCGTCGTGCTCGTCGCCGCCATCTCGTGGTTCGTGCTGCGCACGGTCGCGCAGCCCATTCTCGAGGCGAGCCGGACGAGCGAGCGATTCGCCGCGGGCGACTTCGAGGTGCGGCTGCCCGTGCGGGGGAAGGACGAGCTGGCGGCGCTGGGCCGCTCGTTCAACGCCATGGCCGACAGCATCGAGGCCCAGATCACCGAGCTCGCCGAGCTGTCGCAGGTGCAGCAGCGGTTCGTCTCGGATGTCTCGCACGAGCTCCGCACGCCGCTCACGACGATCCGCCTCGCCTCCGAGATGCTGAACGACCGCCGATCGGAGTTCGACGAGTCCACCGCGCGTGCGGCCGAGCTGCTGCACACCCAGGTCGCCCGCTTCGAGCAGCTGCTGACCGACCTGCTCGAGATCAGCCGCTACGACGCCGGATCCGTGCAGCTCGAGCTCGAGCCCACCAACCTCGCACAGCTCGCGGAGGATGTGGCGGACTCCATGCGCGACGTCGCCGGCCGGCACGGGAGCGAGCTGCGCGTGGTGGCGCCGGGCGGGTACTCGCCCGTCGACGTCGACCCGCGCCGCGTGCGGCGCGTGCTGCGGAACCTCATCGGCAACGCGATCGAGCACGGCGAGGGGCGCCCCATCGTCATCACGATCGACAGCGACGCGCACGCCGTCGCCGTCGGCGTGCGCGACTACGGCCTGGGCATGTCGCCCGAGCAGGCCGCGCGGGTGTTCGACCGGTTCTGGCGCGCCGACCCCTCGCGCAAGCGCACCCTGGGCGGGACGGGCCTCGGTCTCGCCATCGCGCTCGGCGACGCCAAGCTTCACGGCGGCGCGCTCGAGCTGTGGTCGGAGCCCGGGCGCGGATCGCACTTCGTGCTCACCGTTCCCCGCGTGCCGGGTCAGAGCGTCACCCGCTCGCCGATCCCGGTCGAGCCGAACGGCGGCGCCGTGGAGGAGCTCGGCGTGACCGAGCCCATCCGCACCGGAGAGGACCTCGCATGA
- the secA gene encoding preprotein translocase subunit SecA has translation MANPFEKLLRAGEGRVRRQLQRAVTAVNALEEDYAKLTDEELRSETAELRARHEKGETLDQLLPEAFAAVREAAKRTLGMRAYDVQLMGGTALHLGNIAEMRTGEGKTLVATFPSYLNAIAGKGVHVVTVNDYLASYQAELMGRVFRALGMTTGIIVSGQTPAVRREQYAADITYGTNNEFGFDYLRDNMAWRKEDLVQRGHFFAVVDEVDSILIDEARTPLIISGPSSGEANRWFAEFAKIARTLEEGVDYEVDIKKRTVGVLEAGIEKVEDYLGIDNLYESANTPLISFLNNSIKANALFKRDTDYVVMNDEVMIVDEHTGRILVGRRYNEGMHQAIEAKEGVPVKAENQTLATVTLQNYFRLYGKLAGMTGTAETEAAEFMSTYDLGVIPIPTNRPMVRKDETDLVYKNEQGKFAQVVEDIAERHAGGQPVLVGTVSVEKSEYLSRLLSKKGIKHEVLNAKNHAREAEVVARAGELGAVTVATNMAGRGTDIMLGGNAEFIAVQEMKAKGLSPEETPDEYEAEWPAVFDAVKARVEEQAAKVRDAGGLYVLGTERHESRRIDNQLRGRAGRQGDPGESRFYLSLTDDLMRRFQSGPADALLSRTDFPDDVAIESKLVSRLIKNAQAAVESRNAEARKNVLKYDDVLNRQREAIYADRRTILHGDDIKDRVEHFIEDAITAIVDDHTSGGHNESWDFDALWTELKTLYPVGVTIDEVVAEAAARKGGITAEGLKRELLSDAKIAYAQREEQLGEKAVRELERRVVLQVLDRRWRDHLYEMDYLKDGIGLRAMAQRDPLIEYQREGYSMFQAMMGQIKEEAVGYLFNLEVEVRKPEGAEQAEPQVEAKGLGEVRAEQRLEYSAPSEDGDIEVRNERGQVQKTSAERAGQADGDDRDPADASPMNREQRRAAKKK, from the coding sequence GTGGCAAATCCGTTCGAGAAGCTGCTCCGTGCCGGTGAAGGACGCGTCCGACGGCAGCTGCAGCGGGCGGTCACGGCCGTCAACGCCCTCGAGGAGGACTACGCGAAGCTGACCGACGAGGAGCTGCGCAGCGAGACCGCGGAGCTGCGCGCGCGGCACGAGAAGGGCGAGACGCTCGATCAGCTGCTGCCCGAGGCGTTCGCCGCGGTGCGCGAGGCCGCCAAGCGGACGCTCGGCATGCGCGCGTACGACGTGCAGCTGATGGGCGGGACCGCGCTCCACCTCGGCAACATCGCCGAGATGCGCACCGGTGAGGGCAAGACCCTGGTGGCGACGTTCCCCTCGTACCTGAACGCGATCGCGGGCAAGGGCGTCCACGTCGTCACGGTCAACGACTACCTCGCGTCGTACCAGGCGGAGCTCATGGGCCGCGTCTTCCGCGCGCTCGGCATGACCACCGGCATCATCGTGTCCGGCCAGACCCCGGCGGTGCGCCGCGAGCAGTACGCGGCGGACATCACGTACGGCACCAACAACGAGTTCGGGTTCGACTACCTGCGCGACAACATGGCCTGGCGCAAGGAGGACCTCGTGCAGCGGGGCCACTTCTTCGCCGTCGTCGACGAGGTCGACTCCATCCTCATCGACGAGGCCCGCACGCCGCTCATCATCTCCGGCCCGTCCTCCGGTGAGGCGAACCGCTGGTTCGCCGAGTTCGCGAAGATCGCGCGCACCCTGGAGGAGGGCGTCGACTACGAGGTCGACATCAAGAAGCGCACGGTCGGCGTGCTCGAGGCCGGCATCGAGAAGGTCGAGGACTACCTCGGCATCGACAACCTCTACGAGTCCGCGAACACCCCGCTCATCTCGTTCCTCAACAACTCGATCAAGGCGAACGCCCTGTTCAAGCGCGACACGGACTACGTCGTCATGAACGACGAGGTCATGATCGTCGACGAGCACACCGGCCGCATCCTCGTCGGACGCCGGTACAACGAGGGCATGCACCAGGCGATCGAGGCCAAGGAGGGCGTGCCCGTCAAGGCGGAGAACCAGACCCTCGCCACGGTCACGCTGCAGAACTACTTCCGCCTCTACGGCAAGCTCGCCGGCATGACGGGAACCGCCGAGACCGAGGCGGCCGAGTTCATGTCGACCTACGACCTCGGCGTCATCCCCATCCCGACCAACCGGCCGATGGTCCGCAAGGACGAGACCGATCTCGTCTACAAGAACGAGCAGGGCAAGTTCGCCCAGGTCGTCGAGGACATCGCCGAGCGGCACGCCGGCGGGCAGCCGGTTCTCGTCGGCACGGTGAGCGTGGAGAAGAGCGAGTACCTGTCGCGCCTGCTGTCGAAGAAGGGCATCAAGCACGAGGTCCTCAACGCGAAGAACCACGCCCGCGAGGCGGAGGTCGTCGCGCGCGCCGGCGAGCTCGGCGCCGTCACCGTCGCCACGAACATGGCCGGTCGAGGCACCGACATCATGCTCGGCGGCAACGCGGAGTTCATCGCCGTGCAGGAGATGAAGGCGAAGGGCCTCTCACCCGAGGAGACGCCGGACGAGTACGAGGCGGAGTGGCCCGCGGTCTTCGACGCGGTCAAGGCGCGCGTCGAGGAGCAGGCGGCGAAGGTCCGCGACGCGGGCGGTCTGTACGTCCTCGGCACCGAGCGGCACGAGTCGCGCCGCATCGACAACCAGCTCCGCGGCCGCGCAGGCCGTCAGGGCGACCCCGGCGAGAGCCGCTTCTACCTCAGCCTCACCGACGACCTCATGCGGCGCTTCCAGTCCGGTCCCGCCGACGCGCTGCTGTCGCGCACCGACTTCCCGGATGACGTGGCGATCGAGTCGAAGCTCGTCTCCCGTCTCATCAAGAACGCGCAGGCCGCCGTCGAGTCGCGCAACGCGGAGGCGCGCAAGAACGTCCTGAAGTACGACGACGTCCTCAATCGCCAGCGCGAGGCGATCTACGCCGACCGTCGCACCATCCTGCACGGCGACGACATCAAGGACCGCGTCGAGCACTTCATCGAGGACGCGATCACGGCGATCGTGGACGACCACACCTCGGGCGGGCACAACGAGAGCTGGGACTTCGACGCGCTCTGGACGGAGCTGAAGACGCTCTACCCGGTCGGTGTGACGATCGACGAGGTCGTGGCCGAGGCGGCCGCACGCAAGGGCGGCATCACCGCCGAGGGGCTCAAGCGCGAGCTGCTGAGCGACGCGAAGATCGCCTATGCGCAGCGCGAGGAGCAGCTGGGCGAGAAGGCGGTGCGCGAGCTCGAGCGCCGCGTGGTGCTGCAGGTGCTCGACCGCCGCTGGCGCGACCACCTCTACGAGATGGACTACCTGAAGGACGGCATCGGCCTGCGCGCCATGGCGCAGCGCGACCCGCTCATCGAGTACCAGCGGGAGGGCTACTCGATGTTCCAGGCCATGATGGGCCAGATCAAGGAGGAGGCCGTCGGCTACCTCTTCAACCTCGAGGTCGAGGTGCGCAAGCCCGAGGGCGCCGAGCAGGCCGAGCCCCAGGTGGAGGCCAAGGGCCTCGGCGAAGTGCGGGCCGAGCAGCGGCTGGAGTACTCCGCGCCCAGCGAGGACGGCGACATCGAGGTGCGCAACGAGCGCGGGCAGGTGCAGAAGACGTCGGCGGAGCGGGCGGGCCAGGCGGACGGCGACGACCGGGATCCGGCGGACGCCTCGCCGATGAACCGCGAGCAGCGCCGGGCCGCGAAGAAGAAGTAG